The Natrarchaeobius halalkaliphilus DNA segment CGACTGCCGCGTACGACCGGCGCTTGGCCTGGGTTCCCTCACCGGGATTGTTCACGATATAGGGGTAGACGTTCGGAACGTCGTCGATCAGTTGATCGGGAGCGCTCTCGCCGTCCAGTCCGACGGTCTTGCCGGGCAACCACTCGAGGCTGCCGTGGGTTCCGAGGTGGACGATGGCGTCGGCTTCGAACGCGTTTCGCAGCCAGCCGTAGAACGCGTAGTAGTCGTGGGGTGGCTGGAGATCCGAGTCGTGATAGATCTTCGATGGATCCATCCCGAACCCGCGCGGAGGCTGGACGGTGACCAGCACGTTCTCGAACTCGACGCCGGGAATCGCGAACGAACGATCCGGAACCTCACCCCACTCGTCGACGACGTTCGATTGAAACCGTTCGTCGGCGTCCACAAACCACTCTTCGTACGTCTCCGAAGAGACCACGTCGACGGACAGGTCGCGGACGTCTTCCGGGGCGACCCACCGATCGTCGAGAGTGAGTTGGGCGGTCAGTTTCTCTACGAGCGCCCGTCCGTCTTCGGCTATCTCGCTCCCGAGGTCGTATCCTCGCTCGTCGAGTTCCTCGAGCAGGTTGACCGTGCTCTCGGGGCTATCCAGCCCGAACGCGGTCCCGATCCCGTCGTCACTCGGCGGGTAATTGTGCAACACGACCGCGACGTGCTTGTCTTTATTCGGCGTGTATCGCAGCTTCGCCCAGTTGACCGCGAGCCGTGTCGCGTGATCGACCCGGTCTTCGATCGGGAAGTGGTGTTTCGGTGCGCTGCCGATTCCCGCCTCGTCGGCGGTGCGTTCTTTCCCCGAAATCGGATGGGTGATGACGTTTCCGTCGAACTCCGGAAGCGCGACCGAGAGGGCCAGTTCGAAACCCATCACGCCCGTGTCGCTGGACTCGTAGCGCGAGCGCGAGCGCATCGTCGTCACCGTCTGAAGCACCGGCACACCGAGTCGATCGAGGAAGACGTCCTCGGCGGAGGTCCCTTCGTCGCCTGCGCTGCGACCCCGCTCGTCCATCGAGAGTGAGAACATGAACGAAGAGAGGACGGTGTCGACGATCGAGCGCCCGTCGTCGTCGGTCAGCCACGTATCGGTTACCCACTCGGCGTCTTCCCGTTCGTCGGCGTCGGTCGCCGGATTACAGAAGATCGCCAGAGCGTCGGTACCGCTTTCCTCGAGGGAACGTATCTGTGCGTCGACGTATCGCGTGTTCTCGTGCGTCCAGTGAGATTCGTAAAACCAGATCGCGATCGTCGGCTTCTCGGGGTCGTGAGTGGCGAGGAGATCCTCGTACTCGATTCCGGGACGATCCGGATGGTACACCCCCTCCGTCGGCAATGCTATCGGCTCGTCGTACTCGATATCGCGGCCCTCGTACTCGGCTGCGAGGAATCGACACAGGTTTTCGACGTTGATCGTTCCGCCCCCCTCCAGGTAATCGTAGGCAGCCTCGCGATGGGACGCAGAGACCGTCGTATCCTCGAACGCGAAGGCGTCACCAGTGGCCTTGACGATCAGGGGAACGCCAGCCTCCTCGAGCGAACCCGTCGCGTAGTCGTAGCCCGGCATGCTGTCTTCGGCCCCGTGAAGCCAGAAGATCGCCGCCGCGGCGTCGTGTAACTCTTCGACGAACTCAGAGAGCGCGGCCTCGTCCTCGAGATCGCTCTCCGATCGCACGATCAGTTCGACGCCCTCGAGGCGCTCGGCCGCCCGCCCGATCGAGCCGAGTTCGTTCTCCGTCGCGGTGTAGAAACCGATCCGTGTCATCGTGTTTTTAAATCTCTGTTGTATTAGAGCAAGTATGTTTGCAGACGCTGGAGGCAAAAAGCTGTCGTCGATCCCGTTTCCGGCGATCGTCGGACAGGCGGATCTCAAGCGCGTGTTGCTCGTCGTTGCGGCGAACGACGCACTCGACGGTGCGCTGATCGTCGGTGAGAAGGGAACCGCAAAATCGACCGCCGTGCGGGCGCTCGTCGATCTCCTCCCGGAACAGCGGGTCGTCGCCGACTGTCGATTCGGCTGCTCGCCCGACGATCCGACCCTGCAGTGTACCGACTGCCGGGAGCGCAACGCCGAGGAGTTTCCGATCGAGACGCGGCCGGTCCCTCTCGTGACGCTTCCGCTGGGAGCGACCCGCGATCGAGTCCTCGGGACCCTCTCGATCGAGGACGCGCTGGCTGGCGAGGCGGATTTCGATCCTGGACTGTTGGCTCGCGCGAACCGCGGGATCCTCTACGTCGACGAGGTCAACCTGCTCGAGGACCACCTCGTCGACGTCATCCTCGACGCAGCGGCAAGCGGCGTCAACACCGTCGAACGCGACGGGGTCAGCGTTTCCCACCCCGCAAACGTTACGCTGATCGGGACGATGAATCCCGAGGAGGGCGACCTCCGCCCCCAGCTTCGGGATCGGTTCGCACTCCGTGCGAGCGTCGAGGGCTGTCGAGACGTCGACGACCGCATCGAGATCATCGATCGAGCCCTCGAGCGACACAACGACCGAGACCCGACCACAGCCTACGTCGACGACGTCGAACGCCTCCGAGAGACCGTAGCCGATGCGACCGACCGACTATCCCGCGTCGTCCTCCCCACCGAGTTCAAAGCGGAGATCGCTGAACTGTGCCTCGAAGCCGACGTCGACGGCCACCGCGGCGACGTCGCGACGGCACGAACCGCCGTGACCCTGTCCGCCCTCGAGGGCCGAACGACGGTCATCCAATCCGACGTCCGCAAGGCGGCCACCTACGCGCTTCCCCACCGCCTCCGGAGCGCGCCGTTCGAAGACGAACCGGATCTCGACGAACTGCTCGAGGATCGGTTCGACAGGGATTCGTCCGACGAGAGCGACGGTAACGGCGGCTCCGACGAGTCGAGCGCGGACGGACTCGAGAGCGAACGACAAGCCGAACCCGGAGACGGGGACGAGCACGGTGGTAACGGCGACGAGTGCTGCGATCCGAACGAGCCGGACGAACGCAGCGGCAGCCGCGACGGGGAATCGAAGCCTCCCGACGAGACCGACTCCGAACCGGAATTCGGAACATCCGCGAGCGGACGCCAGCCGAACGCGGACGAGACGTCGGCTTCGGTCGACACGACAGACCCCGAGACGTCCGACGGCGAACACGACGACGCGAGCTGCCGAGAGGGACCGTCGGACGAAGCCGGTGAGGACAACACCGCCCGACCGCTCGTTCCCGGCCATCGACGGGTCGAACCCGGTGATTCGAACGCGCCGGAACTCGATATCCCGGACGCCGACGGCGACCGTGCGGGCGGGTCACGAGCGAGTGCGGCGCCAAGCGCCGACAACCGGGGGGCTCGCGTCAGAAGCGAGCCCGCGTCCGGTGCACGGTCGATCGACGCCGCAGCGTCGGTTCGCTCCGCCGCGGCTCACGGGAGAACGAGCGTCGAGAAAGCAGACCTTCGCCAGTCCGTCCGCGCCGGCGAAACGCGAGTGACGATCGTCTTCGCGGTCGACGCGAGCGCGTCGATGCGGCCCGCGATGAGAGAGGCGAAGAGCGTCGTTCTCGAACTTCTGCGCGACAGCTACCAGCACCGCGACGAAGTCGCATTCGTTGCCTTCGCGGGCGACGGGGCCGACGTCTTGCTTCCGCCGACGGACAGCGTCTCCCTCGCCGCACGCCACCTCAAGGACCTCCCGTCCGGCGACCGGACACCGCTTCCCGCCGGCCTCGAGACGACTCGATCGGTCATCGAACGTGCAG contains these protein-coding regions:
- a CDS encoding VWA domain-containing protein, which produces MFADAGGKKLSSIPFPAIVGQADLKRVLLVVAANDALDGALIVGEKGTAKSTAVRALVDLLPEQRVVADCRFGCSPDDPTLQCTDCRERNAEEFPIETRPVPLVTLPLGATRDRVLGTLSIEDALAGEADFDPGLLARANRGILYVDEVNLLEDHLVDVILDAAASGVNTVERDGVSVSHPANVTLIGTMNPEEGDLRPQLRDRFALRASVEGCRDVDDRIEIIDRALERHNDRDPTTAYVDDVERLRETVADATDRLSRVVLPTEFKAEIAELCLEADVDGHRGDVATARTAVTLSALEGRTTVIQSDVRKAATYALPHRLRSAPFEDEPDLDELLEDRFDRDSSDESDGNGGSDESSADGLESERQAEPGDGDEHGGNGDECCDPNEPDERSGSRDGESKPPDETDSEPEFGTSASGRQPNADETSASVDTTDPETSDGEHDDASCREGPSDEAGEDNTARPLVPGHRRVEPGDSNAPELDIPDADGDRAGGSRASAAPSADNRGARVRSEPASGARSIDAAASVRSAAAHGRTSVEKADLRQSVRAGETRVTIVFAVDASASMRPAMREAKSVVLELLRDSYQHRDEVAFVAFAGDGADVLLPPTDSVSLAARHLKDLPSGDRTPLPAGLETTRSVIERAEPDAAVVVLVTDGRANVSSGSPTDATRDAARRLAQTDSDVLVVDAGTESRSGLSALVARETGGTRVPLSSLSVETVRSTTDAAAVDR